The Microbacterium sp. LKL04 sequence AATCCGACGACCGGCGGCGAGCGGAAGCGCATGCGCGACCTCGCCAGACGGGAACGCTGGACCCTCATCGAGCCCGACGTCAACACCGGTTTCGGCGGCGGCGTCAACCTCGGCGTGGCCGCAGCCCTCGAAGCGGGAGCGACCGGGCTGCTGTTGCTCAACCCGGACGCCCGGATGGGCGGGGACGCCGTCCGCACGCTCCGGAGCGCGACCGCGGGCTCTCCGCTCGCCCTGTGCGCGCCGCGAATCATGACGCCCGGAGGCTCGGTCTGGTTCGCGGGTTCGGACGTCTCCCTCGTCGACGGTCGCACCCGCAGTCATGCCAAGCGCGCCCAGTACCCCGGCGAGGAGACCTGGGAGTGGCTGACCGGCGCGTGCCTGTGGTTCACGGCGGCGCTCTGGCATGCCACAGGTGGCTTCGACGAGGAGTACTTCCTGTACTGGGAGGACGTGGACTTCTCCCGCAGGGCCGTGGCCGCGGGCGGGACCCTGCGCGTGGTGACCGACTCCGTCGCCGTCCATGACGAGGGGGCGACGCACCGATCGCATCGACAGACGAGCCGCAGCAAGTCCGAGACGTACTACTACTTCAACATCCGGAATCGCATGCTCTTCGCCATTCGCTTCCTCGACGAAGAAGGGATCCGTCGCTGGCGCGCCGGCGTCACCGCATCCGCTCGTGAAGTGATCCTCCGGGGCGGGCGCGCACAGCTGCTCCGGTCGTCAGCGCCATGGCGGGCCTACCTGCGCGGGGTTCGCGACGCCCGCCGGATCGCGGATGAAGGCTTGAGACTCGGCGGCAGCGGTGTCGGGGCCGCCGTCAGGGGCTAGGATCTGTGCGAATCGTGCGGCGCGTCCATTGGGGAGGACGGCACGGTCATGGGGGAGGACGACATCAGGATGAAGGACGACGAAGCGTTCGCGCGTGATCGCGATGAATTCGAGCGGCTGCTCGGTGACGAGCCGCGCCGCCCGTCACGCAAGGCGATGATCGCGGTGGCGGTCGCCGCAGCGGTGGTGATCGGGGGCGGCATCGCGCTCGCGGTCGGTCTGAGCGGCGGTGGGGTGTCCGCGGCGCCGGGCGGTGTCGGTTCGAGCGCCTCGCCCGTGACCGGCCAGCCCTCCTCGAGTCCCGCGCCGAGCGGGACGGCGACGGGGGAGGCACCCGACGGGTCGACGGCGACGCCCGGAACCGGCTCGGACCAGTCGGATGATCCTTCCGCGCCGGGGACCGATGCCCGTGAGACGCTTCCGCCGGTCGATCTCGCGGCCCCCGTCGCCGTGGAGGGAGGTCCGACGGTGGCGGTGCGTCGCATCGAGAGCGTGACGGGAGAAGCCGTCCTGCCCGGTGAGGTGAGCGGCCCGGCCGTCCGCGTCACCGTCGAGGTGAAGAACGGCTCCACGAAGGCCATCGATCTGACCACCGCAGCTGTCACCTTGTTCGCCGGTTCCTCGGATCTGCAAGCCAGTCCGGTCACGAAGCCGGCCGGCAAGGCCTTCCCGTCCGAGGTCGCGCCGGGGAAGACGGCCGAAGGCGCCTTCGTCTTCGAACTGCCCGAGGGGCAGCGCGCGGACGTTCGCATCGAGGTCGATCTGTCTGTTTCGGACCCGCTGATCGCCTTCGAGGGCGACATCGACTGACCGGCTGAGGGCCGATTCTGAAAACAGTTCGCGCTCAGCGCACGTTATGGCGTATGTTGTGCGAGAAATCCTTTGGGGGGATTTCTGGGGACCCGTCAGCATCACGCGCTCTGCGTGTGCATGCTGACGCGTATATAGGGGATGTAAATCGTGGGGACGATTTCTGCAGGCCGTGCGGCCTTTTCGATGATGATCGCGACTGTCGTCGCGGCCGGACTGACTTTCGGAGTGATGCCGCAAGCGGCGATCGCGGCGGATCCACCACCGGCCGCCGCGCCGTCGCCGCTCCCTGAGACGGTGACGGCCGACGCGCTTCCCACCGTGCAGATCGACGGCGGCGTGGTGTGGTCCCAGGTCATCGTGGGCAACACGGTTTACGCCGCCGGGCAGTTCTCGAACGCGCGGCCGGCGGGCGCGGCACCGGGAACCAATCTGTCGGCGCGCGGCAACATCCTCGCCTACAACCTGACCACGGGCGCGCTGATCACCTCGTTCGCTCCGACCTTCAACAACCGGATCAACGAGCTCGCTGCGTCTCCGGACGGCACGAAGCTCTACGTCACGGGCTCCTTCAGCCAGGTCAATGGTCAGAACCGGCAGCGCTTCGCCGTCCTCGACATCCCCAGCGGCAACCTCGTTTCGGGAACCGTCAGTCTGAATAACATCGGCAAGGCGATCTCCGCGACCGCCGATGGCGTCTTCGTCGGCGGATACTTCACCTCCGTCGCAGGCCAGCCTCGCCAGCGCATCGTGAAGCTGAATTCCGCCGGCACTGCTGTGCAGCCCTTCGCCGTACCGGTCGACAACGGTCAGGTGCAGAGCATCGCCGTGAACCCGGCCGGCGACCGGGTCGCGATCTCAGGCAACTTCACGTCCGTCGGCGGCGGCGACAAGCCCGGCTTCGGACTGTATCTGGCCGACGCGTCGAGCGGTACCGGTCTCCCACTCCCCGCAAACACCCAGGTACGCAACGCGGGAGAGACCGCGGGCTTCATGAGCCTCGCCACTGATGGCTCGAAGTTCTACGGAGCGGGTTGGCACTTCGGCGGCACCGGGAACGTGGAGGGCACCTTTGCCGTGAACTGGGCAGACGGCGCGATCGCCTGGATCGAGGACTGCCATGGTGACACATACGACATCGCGATCGTCAATGACATCGCCTACTCCGCAAGCCACAAGCACTACTGCGGTAACAGCGGCGGCTTCCCGCAGACCGACCCGTGGAGCTTCTACCACTCCACTGCATGGACCACCGATGCCCGCGGGACGAACACGGGTGACATCTACGGCTATCCAGACCACCCGGGAACACCGCGACCCGAGTTGTTGAATTGGTTCCCCCAGACCACGCCGGGCAACTTCACCGGCACGGGGCAGGCCGTCTGGACCGTCACAGGCAATTCGGACTACGTCATCTATGGTGGCGAGTTCCCGGTGGTGAACGGCACTCGACAGCAGGGTCTCGTTCGATACGGCACGCGTGCGCTCGCGCCGAACAAGCAAGGCCCTCGGTTCTCGGGCGATGCGTGGAGCTTCTCTGCGAAGTCCTTCTCCTCGGGCGAGGTTCGCGTGAGGTACCAGACCAATTGGGATCGTGACGACACGACCCTGACCTACCGCGTCTACCGCGACTCCGAGGCCTCCGCGCCCATCTCGGAGAAGACGATCTCGACGGTGTTCTGGAAGCCGCAGTCGCAGACCCTCACCGACGCCGACCAGCAGCCGGGCAGCTCGCACCGCTATCGCGTGGTCGCCACCGATCCGTACGGGAACGTCGCCAAGTCGAGCTGGATCACCGTGACGGTCTCGGACGCTGTCCTCGGTGACTATGCCAAGGACGTCTTCAAGGACGACGCCGAGCACTTCTGGCGTCTCTCCGACCCGGATTCCGCGAGCTCCAGCGACTGGGCGGGAACGTCCGACCTGACCATCACCGGCACGGTGGAGTCCGCGGCGGGTGCCATCGCATCCGATCCTGACACTGCCAAGAACTTCTCGAACGGGGCCTTCGGAGCCACGACGGACTCCATCGAGGGTCCCGGCACGTTCACGGTCGAGAGCTGGGTGAAGACCACCTCCACGGCCGGCGGCAAGATCATCGGTTTCGGCAACAGCTCGAGCGGGAACTCGAACAGCTACGACCGGCACGTGTACATGGACAACGACGGCCGTATCTGGTTCGGTGTCCATCCCGGCGGGGTGCGGACGGTCAACTCCGGTGCCGGTTACAACGACGGCCAGTGGCACCACATCGTGGCGAGCTTGAGTGCCGACGGAATGAAGCTCTACCTCGACGGCAGGCGGGTCGCACAGCGCGCGGACACGACGTCGGGACAGTCCTACAACGGGTACTGGCGCGTGGGAGGCGACAACATCGGCGGATGGCCCAACCAGCCCTCCTCCTCGCACCTCACCGGCACCATCGACGATGTCGCCGTGTATCGTCAGGCGCTCACACTGGCCGAGGTGCAATCGCACTACCGCAAGTCGGGTCGGACGCTGGATGTGCCCGAGGCCCCGGCGGACGCGTACGGCGCCGTCGTGTACAACTCCGAACCGGATCTCTACTGGCGTTACAGCGAGAAGTCGGGAACGAGTGTCGCGGACAGCAGCATTTCGGGGTACGCCGGCGCCATCGCCGGTACCGTGACGCGCGACGTACCCGGGGCCATTTCGGGGACATCGGACCCGGGCATTTCGCTCTCGGGTTGGTCCAACGTGCACTCGGTCGCGCAGTTCGGGTCGCCGGGCGCGTTCACGGCCGAGACGTGGTTCCAGACGACCTCCACGCAGGGCGGCAAGATCATCGGCTTCGGTGACGCACAGGCGGGCACGTCGTCCAATTACGACCGACACGTCTACATGCAGGACAACGGACAGCTCGTGTTCGGGACCTGGACCGGGCAGGCGAACACGATCACGTCGCCGAGCGCCTACAACAACGGTCAGTGGCATCACATGGTGGCCACGCAGGGACCCGCCGGTATGGCGATGTACGTCGACGGTGTCCAGGTCGGGACGAACCCGCAGACGCAGGCGCAGGGGTACAACGGCTACTGGCGCGTCGGTGGTGACACGACATGGGGTTCGTCGTCGCCGTTCCTCACGGGCAGCTACGACGAGACCGCGATCTACGGCCGCGCACTCACGGCAGCCGAGGTGTCGCAGCACTACGCCGTCGGCTCCACGGGTCAGACGCCGAACCTGCCTCCGACGGCCCAGTTCACCTACTCGCTCGAGCATCTCGCCGCGTCCTTCCAGGGA is a genomic window containing:
- a CDS encoding glycosyltransferase family 2 protein, giving the protein MSADDARWAVVVVNYGSSALLEANLAATVAEAEPDIVVVVDNPTTGGERKRMRDLARRERWTLIEPDVNTGFGGGVNLGVAAALEAGATGLLLLNPDARMGGDAVRTLRSATAGSPLALCAPRIMTPGGSVWFAGSDVSLVDGRTRSHAKRAQYPGEETWEWLTGACLWFTAALWHATGGFDEEYFLYWEDVDFSRRAVAAGGTLRVVTDSVAVHDEGATHRSHRQTSRSKSETYYYFNIRNRMLFAIRFLDEEGIRRWRAGVTASAREVILRGGRAQLLRSSAPWRAYLRGVRDARRIADEGLRLGGSGVGAAVRG
- a CDS encoding DUF4352 domain-containing protein, producing MKDDEAFARDRDEFERLLGDEPRRPSRKAMIAVAVAAAVVIGGGIALAVGLSGGGVSAAPGGVGSSASPVTGQPSSSPAPSGTATGEAPDGSTATPGTGSDQSDDPSAPGTDARETLPPVDLAAPVAVEGGPTVAVRRIESVTGEAVLPGEVSGPAVRVTVEVKNGSTKAIDLTTAAVTLFAGSSDLQASPVTKPAGKAFPSEVAPGKTAEGAFVFELPEGQRADVRIEVDLSVSDPLIAFEGDID
- a CDS encoding PKD domain-containing protein, whose product is MMIATVVAAGLTFGVMPQAAIAADPPPAAAPSPLPETVTADALPTVQIDGGVVWSQVIVGNTVYAAGQFSNARPAGAAPGTNLSARGNILAYNLTTGALITSFAPTFNNRINELAASPDGTKLYVTGSFSQVNGQNRQRFAVLDIPSGNLVSGTVSLNNIGKAISATADGVFVGGYFTSVAGQPRQRIVKLNSAGTAVQPFAVPVDNGQVQSIAVNPAGDRVAISGNFTSVGGGDKPGFGLYLADASSGTGLPLPANTQVRNAGETAGFMSLATDGSKFYGAGWHFGGTGNVEGTFAVNWADGAIAWIEDCHGDTYDIAIVNDIAYSASHKHYCGNSGGFPQTDPWSFYHSTAWTTDARGTNTGDIYGYPDHPGTPRPELLNWFPQTTPGNFTGTGQAVWTVTGNSDYVIYGGEFPVVNGTRQQGLVRYGTRALAPNKQGPRFSGDAWSFSAKSFSSGEVRVRYQTNWDRDDTTLTYRVYRDSEASAPISEKTISTVFWKPQSQTLTDADQQPGSSHRYRVVATDPYGNVAKSSWITVTVSDAVLGDYAKDVFKDDAEHFWRLSDPDSASSSDWAGTSDLTITGTVESAAGAIASDPDTAKNFSNGAFGATTDSIEGPGTFTVESWVKTTSTAGGKIIGFGNSSSGNSNSYDRHVYMDNDGRIWFGVHPGGVRTVNSGAGYNDGQWHHIVASLSADGMKLYLDGRRVAQRADTTSGQSYNGYWRVGGDNIGGWPNQPSSSHLTGTIDDVAVYRQALTLAEVQSHYRKSGRTLDVPEAPADAYGAVVYNSEPDLYWRYSEKSGTSVADSSISGYAGAIAGTVTRDVPGAISGTSDPGISLSGWSNVHSVAQFGSPGAFTAETWFQTTSTQGGKIIGFGDAQAGTSSNYDRHVYMQDNGQLVFGTWTGQANTITSPSAYNNGQWHHMVATQGPAGMAMYVDGVQVGTNPQTQAQGYNGYWRVGGDTTWGSSSPFLTGSYDETAIYGRALTAAEVSQHYAVGSTGQTPNLPPTAQFTYSLEHLAASFQGSGSSDPDGTIASYAWDFGDGDTSTDVNPSHRYRAGGDYTVTLKVTDDDGATNSVQVPITVIANEPPTARAAWSAVGLDATFSSSGSTDSDGSIAAFAWDFGDGRTDTAPSPSHTYAEAGSYTVTLTVTDDDGAIAKTTLDVVVAAPVNAAPTADFTPTVSDLSVSVTGAASTDADGTIASYSWAFGDGETATGVTASHEYKNAGEYTITLTVIDDDGATGSKTATVTVKAPSAAKPLFLDEFSRTAGSGWGTADVGGAWSLRSVASRYSVANGSGNLILPKATTVYADATSVNTDRVRVDATFSVDKLAEGTYVAVTGRQVGADSYVLRVRISADGTGRLYVLRNGSTAIGSSFLLPFTIQAGQKYHAMFDVTGTSPTSLKAKVWPATGAEPTWQREVTDATAALQAPGRTGVFGFLPAAVTNDPVTVSFDRIVATDPDAGVPPTVNSAPTAAFTHTKDGLKVDVDGAGSSDSDGSIASYAWQFGDPAGSVGTGAKASHTYAAAGTYTVRLTVTDDDGATATVTHEVTVAAPAANVAPTAAFTRTPAGLTVAVDGKTSNDPDGTIASHAWQFGDADAGTATGATASYTYRVAGTYTISLTVTDDDGATDTKTQQVTVTAPAPGVLFADAFGRSTTAGWGMSDSGAAWTTRGAATRFSVADGVGKFSVGAGTSLFADTPVIDSTSTTMSGSFTVDKVNEGMYVGVIARRVGTTQWLVRARIAADGTVKLNVLRGDSTSVGAAVSPAGLTVTAGQTYRFEIDTKTTTTTAIAAKFWKAGDAEPTAWQIERSDATAALQGAGSAGLYGYLPSATVNAPVALTFDDLEIVAAP